A single Arachidicoccus sp. BS20 DNA region contains:
- the gyrB gene encoding DNA topoisomerase (ATP-hydrolyzing) subunit B gives MSQENLDENIQPTQNKTYGADSIQVLEGLEAVRKRPAMYIGDVGVKGLHHLVYEVVDNSIDEALAGYCKNIEVVIHEDNSVSVEDDGRGIPTGINTKEQKSALEIVMTVLHAGGKFDKDSYKVSGGLHGVGVSCVNALSTHMHTTVFREGKIFEQEYKIGIPQYAVREVGTSDKHGTRQHFWPDNTIFQTTVYQKDILENRLRELAYLNKKVRIIFKDLREKDADGNVYIKEYYSEGGIVEFLEMLDSHAKRTPIIANSLYVEGYDEPSNVTVDVALSYNDDFKEHIYSYVNNINTIEGGTHVTGFRQALTRVFKSYGDKQGLFEKAKVTVEGDDFREGLSAIISVKVPEPQFEGQTKTKLGNSEVSGVVQTTVARVLEAYLEENPKEAKNIIQKVVLAAQARVAAKKARDMVQRKSVLSGSGLPGKLADCSERDAEKCELFLVEGDSAGGTAKQGRDRSYQAILPLRGKILNVEKAMEHKIYENEEIRNIFTAMGVTIGTPEDPKALNLSKLRYHKLIIMTDADVDGSHIATLILTFVFRYMKELVMQGYVYIAQPPLYLVKKGKEQEYAYNEEQRKNLIVKLGGGKEDSVNIQRYKGLGEMNAEQLWETTMDPTRRTLKKVTIENLAAVDETFAMLMGDDVPPRRAFIEENATYARIDI, from the coding sequence ATGAGTCAGGAAAATCTGGACGAAAACATTCAACCAACGCAAAATAAAACCTATGGCGCCGATAGTATTCAGGTATTGGAAGGATTGGAAGCCGTACGAAAAAGACCCGCGATGTACATTGGCGATGTGGGCGTAAAAGGGTTGCATCATCTGGTGTACGAAGTGGTTGATAACTCGATTGACGAAGCGCTTGCCGGCTATTGCAAAAATATTGAAGTAGTTATTCATGAAGATAATTCCGTTTCTGTTGAAGACGACGGGCGCGGTATTCCTACGGGCATCAATACAAAAGAACAAAAGAGTGCGCTCGAAATTGTAATGACGGTTTTGCACGCTGGTGGCAAGTTCGATAAAGATTCGTACAAAGTTTCCGGCGGTTTGCATGGCGTGGGTGTGAGTTGTGTGAACGCGCTGAGTACGCACATGCACACAACGGTATTTCGTGAAGGAAAAATATTTGAGCAGGAATATAAAATCGGTATTCCTCAATATGCTGTTCGCGAAGTGGGAACTTCCGATAAACACGGAACACGGCAGCATTTTTGGCCCGATAATACCATTTTTCAAACAACGGTTTATCAAAAAGATATTCTGGAAAATCGTTTGAGGGAATTGGCTTATCTGAATAAAAAGGTGCGCATTATTTTTAAAGATTTGCGTGAAAAAGATGCGGACGGAAACGTTTATATAAAAGAATATTACAGTGAAGGCGGCATTGTTGAATTTCTGGAAATGCTCGACAGCCATGCAAAACGCACGCCGATAATTGCAAACAGTTTGTATGTAGAAGGATATGATGAACCTTCAAATGTTACGGTGGACGTGGCTTTGAGCTATAACGATGATTTTAAAGAACACATTTATTCTTACGTCAATAATATCAACACGATTGAAGGCGGAACGCATGTAACCGGCTTTCGCCAGGCATTGACGCGCGTGTTTAAAAGCTATGGCGACAAGCAAGGCTTGTTTGAAAAAGCAAAAGTTACCGTTGAGGGCGATGACTTCCGCGAAGGTTTGAGCGCCATTATTTCGGTAAAAGTTCCCGAACCGCAATTTGAAGGACAAACAAAAACAAAGCTCGGCAACAGCGAAGTGAGCGGCGTAGTGCAAACAACCGTAGCCCGCGTGTTGGAAGCATATTTAGAAGAAAATCCGAAAGAGGCAAAAAACATTATCCAGAAAGTGGTGCTTGCTGCACAGGCTCGTGTCGCGGCAAAAAAAGCGCGCGATATGGTGCAACGTAAATCTGTTTTAAGCGGAAGCGGATTACCCGGAAAACTTGCCGATTGCAGCGAACGCGATGCGGAAAAATGCGAACTTTTTTTGGTCGAAGGGGATTCCGCAGGCGGAACGGCAAAGCAAGGTCGCGACAGAAGCTATCAGGCGATTCTTCCTTTGCGTGGAAAGATTTTGAACGTGGAAAAAGCGATGGAGCATAAGATTTATGAGAATGAAGAAATCCGCAACATCTTTACGGCAATGGGTGTAACCATCGGTACGCCGGAAGACCCGAAAGCATTGAATTTGTCGAAGCTTCGTTATCATAAACTCATCATTATGACCGATGCCGATGTGGACGGAAGCCATATTGCTACCTTGATTCTTACTTTTGTTTTCCGTTATATGAAAGAATTGGTAATGCAAGGTTATGTGTACATTGCGCAACCGCCATTGTATTTGGTAAAAAAAGGTAAAGAACAAGAATACGCATATAACGAAGAGCAACGGAAAAATCTAATCGTTAAACTCGGTGGCGGAAAAGAAGACAGTGTAAACATTCAGCGTTACAAAGGTCTTGGCGAAATGAATGCGGAGCAATTGTGGGAAACAACCATGGACCCCACGCGCCGCACGTTAAAGAAAGTAACTATTGAAAACCTGGCAGCGGTAGATGAAACTTTTGCCATGCTCATGGGCGATGATGTACCGCCGCGCCGGGCGTTTATTGAAGAAAACGCGACATACGCAAGAATTGATATTTAA
- the fbaA gene encoding class II fructose-bisphosphate aldolase, which translates to MAKYRAGVLHGEELIDLFNDAKQNGYAIPAVNTIGTNSINAVLETAAKVNSPVIVQFSNGGAQFVAGKGMPNDNYQANIYGAVSGALHVHNVAKYYGVPVILHTDHAAKKWLPWVDGLITEGEQYKKEKGQPLFSSHMLDLSEEPLHENLETSVAFYKRMQPLGMCLEIELGVTGGEEDGVDNSGVDNSKLYTQPEEVFEAYEALSKIGNLFTIAAAFGNVHGVYKPGNVALHPEILKNSQIYISEKLGLAKDAKPVSFVFHGGSGSEKEKIAESLNYGVVKMNIDTDMQWAFADGIFGYYKKNEAYLQGQLGNPEGADAPNKKYYDPRVWLRKGEESFVKRLEEAFTDLNCIGRNA; encoded by the coding sequence ATGGCAAAATACAGAGCAGGCGTTTTACATGGCGAAGAACTAATCGACTTGTTCAACGATGCAAAACAAAACGGCTACGCAATACCTGCCGTAAATACAATCGGCACCAATTCAATTAACGCCGTATTGGAAACGGCGGCAAAAGTAAACTCCCCGGTTATTGTTCAGTTTAGCAATGGCGGCGCTCAATTTGTAGCCGGCAAAGGAATGCCGAACGATAATTACCAGGCAAATATTTATGGTGCAGTAAGCGGCGCGCTTCATGTGCATAATGTAGCAAAATATTATGGCGTGCCGGTTATATTGCATACCGACCATGCTGCGAAAAAATGGTTACCCTGGGTGGATGGACTGATTACCGAAGGCGAACAATATAAAAAAGAAAAAGGACAGCCTTTGTTTAGCTCACACATGCTCGACCTAAGTGAAGAACCCTTGCATGAAAACCTCGAAACATCCGTTGCTTTTTATAAAAGAATGCAACCGCTCGGTATGTGCCTCGAAATCGAACTGGGCGTAACCGGCGGCGAAGAAGACGGCGTGGACAATTCCGGCGTGGACAATTCAAAACTCTACACACAACCCGAAGAAGTATTTGAAGCTTATGAGGCATTGAGCAAAATAGGAAATTTATTTACCATTGCAGCGGCATTCGGCAATGTTCACGGTGTGTACAAACCCGGAAATGTAGCCCTGCATCCTGAAATTTTAAAGAACAGTCAGATTTATATTTCGGAAAAATTAGGCTTGGCAAAAGATGCTAAACCTGTATCTTTTGTATTCCACGGCGGCAGCGGCTCGGAGAAAGAAAAGATTGCGGAATCACTGAATTATGGTGTTGTAAAAATGAATATTGATACAGATATGCAGTGGGCATTTGCCGATGGAATTTTTGGTTATTACAAAAAGAATGAAGCGTATTTGCAAGGACAATTGGGTAATCCTGAAGGTGCAGATGCTCCAAACAAAAAATATTACGACCCGCGCGTATGGCTGCGAAAAGGCGAAGAAAGTTTTGTAAAGCGTTTGGAAGAAGCCTTTACCGACTTGAATTGCATCGGCAGAAATGCGTAA
- a CDS encoding DedA family protein, whose product MQTIDAVLISFDWKQLLNPDFYVHLPASAWIIAFIIFAETGLFIGFFLPGDSLLFVAGIFSEDLIRSSAIDTGNTHLNLFELIIIIFIAGVLGNMVGYWFGKKSGPLLFHKKDTWYFKQKHLVQAHNFFEERGGGAIIFARFLPIVRTFAPIVAGIVEMDRKKFMLYNIIGSFTWTALMLAGGHYLDRFIRKKYGFELTEHLEVIVIGLVVITTAPIIIKMIRGNKKNKN is encoded by the coding sequence ATGCAGACAATAGACGCCGTTTTAATCAGTTTTGATTGGAAACAACTTTTAAATCCGGATTTTTATGTACATCTTCCCGCAAGCGCATGGATAATTGCGTTCATCATTTTTGCAGAAACAGGATTGTTTATCGGCTTTTTTTTGCCGGGCGATTCGCTGCTGTTTGTTGCAGGCATTTTCAGCGAAGATTTAATTCGCTCTTCGGCGATTGATACCGGCAATACACACCTGAATTTATTTGAACTGATTATCATAATCTTTATTGCCGGCGTACTTGGCAATATGGTCGGTTATTGGTTTGGCAAAAAGAGCGGACCGTTATTGTTTCACAAAAAAGATACCTGGTATTTCAAGCAAAAGCATTTGGTTCAGGCGCATAATTTCTTTGAAGAGCGTGGTGGCGGCGCCATTATATTTGCGCGCTTTCTGCCAATTGTACGCACCTTCGCTCCCATCGTTGCAGGCATTGTAGAAATGGACAGAAAGAAATTTATGTTATACAACATCATCGGTTCTTTTACGTGGACGGCGTTGATGCTTGCAGGTGGTCATTATCTTGACAGGTTCATCCGTAAAAAATACGGTTTTGAATTAACGGAACACCTGGAAGTAATCGTCATCGGATTAGTAGTCATTACAACTGCCCCTATTATTATAAAAATGATTAGAGGAAATAAGAAAAATAAAAATTGA
- a CDS encoding riboflavin synthase has product MFTGIIETTGKIVDIISHGTNKSFWLQSSIVNELKIDQSVSHDGVCLTIEAIENDKYKVTAIEETLKKTNLATWRRNGEVNIERCMQMNGRLDGHIVQGHVDATAKCVELKTLEGSWEYTFEYPETFASLLIEKGSVAVNGTSLTCFNVTKNTFTVAIIPYTYEHTSIKQVKPESIVNIEFDVIGKYIQRFESLK; this is encoded by the coding sequence ATGTTCACGGGAATTATTGAAACCACGGGAAAAATTGTTGATATAATATCGCATGGAACCAATAAATCTTTTTGGCTCCAAAGTTCCATTGTAAACGAATTGAAGATTGACCAAAGTGTTTCTCACGACGGCGTTTGTCTGACAATTGAAGCTATTGAAAACGACAAATATAAAGTTACCGCCATTGAAGAAACTTTGAAAAAAACCAATCTTGCTACATGGCGCAGAAACGGCGAGGTAAATATTGAACGTTGTATGCAGATGAACGGTCGGCTTGACGGACATATTGTACAAGGTCATGTAGATGCAACCGCAAAATGTGTAGAATTAAAAACGCTTGAAGGCAGTTGGGAATATACATTTGAATATCCGGAAACATTTGCTTCGCTGTTGATTGAAAAAGGCTCTGTTGCTGTAAACGGAACAAGCCTTACTTGCTTTAATGTTACAAAAAATACCTTCACTGTTGCTATTATTCCATATACATACGAACATACAAGTATCAAGCAGGTAAAGCCTGAAAGTATTGTAAATATTGAGTTTGATGTGATTGGAAAATATATTCAACGCTTTGAATCTTTAAAATAA